Genomic DNA from Labilibaculum sp. DW002:
GCTAAGAATACTTTGGTGTTGTTCCTTATCAAAACTTCCCAATTGCTTTAGCATTCCCAATTGGCTGTTTATATTCGAAGTATAAAACAGCTCAACCTCCCTGTATTCAGGAGAAATTTGACTTAAACCTAGATTTTCACCTTCCAAATTCTTAATTTGATATCCAATCAAACCTGAAAAGAACACAAAAGTAATGATTACAGCCACTTTTAAAACAGTTGGCGCCCTTTCAAAGAGATTTCTTTTCTTTGAATGATTCATTTTCTCAAGAAAGTTTTCGAAATGACCTTCTTGAGGCTCCTCCTCGAACTCGTCTTTATGATCTCTAATAATGTTTTCTAACTCTTTCATACTTACAAATTTTCACTGATTGAAGTATGTAACCTTCTTTATCGTAATTATCTTTTTGGCAATAGCATACAAGTATGTTTACTCAAGTCGATAATAATAAGAGAATGGTTCATAGCAATTTTTGGTTTTCTTTTTTCGAAACAAGCTGAATCAATTTTTTCTTGGCTCTTAGGAATTGTGATCGAGAAGTAGAGGGGCTTATATTTAATATCCCACTTATTTCCTCATGATCATATCCTTCGAGTAAGTATAGATTCAAAATAATTCGATAGCCTGTTGGTAGCAGGTTTATTCCTTTTTTTAATTCATTTATTTGTTCTTCAGAGTAATCAAAACTCTGTACGTTTTCTTCAATAGGAAGCTTGTGAATTTCATTATCTAGCGGAAATAATTCCAATTTTTTCTTTTTTAAACTATCCAATGAACGGTTAATCACAATTCTTTTTAGCCAAGCTCCAAAGCTAACTTCACCCTTGTACTTACCAATGTTTTTAAATGCAGCTAAAAAAGCTTCTTGCATGATGTCTTCAGCCTCCGCAGGATCTTTTACGATCCGTAAAGAAGAGTTGTACATTGCTTTATAGTACAACTTGTAGATTTTGAATTGTGCTTTGGGGTTATTTTTTCCGCAAAGCTCAATTAGGTCCTGATGAATATTCTTGTACAATGAGCTCATTAATCAATTTCTATTCTAATGACGAATGCGGAATTCATGCGTTGCATGTTCTTTGGTTTATTTCAATAAATATAAGTAAAATGTTTAAAAAGCTTTACAAAATAGTTTTATTGATTTAATATGATTGTGGAAATGAAAAAGCCACCAAAAGATATTTGGTGGCTAATTAGTGATCCCTCTGGGGTTCGAACCCAGGACCCCAACATTAAAAGTGTTGTGCTCTACCAGCTGAGCTAAGGAATCTGTCCGTTAGGGAAACTAAATTTACTGAAAATTTTGACAATAGGAAATAGGAGGAATAAATTCATTTGCAGTTGACTGCAATTTTAATCGGTAATTAAAGAATATCCTTTTGGTTATCCAAAACTAGAATATGTACCTTTATGTAATCGTTTTGATAATAATAAAAGTAATAAATCGTTTAATTTCCATGAATCGTAATTTCCTTGTTATTGTATTATT
This window encodes:
- a CDS encoding RNA polymerase sigma factor translates to MSSLYKNIHQDLIELCGKNNPKAQFKIYKLYYKAMYNSSLRIVKDPAEAEDIMQEAFLAAFKNIGKYKGEVSFGAWLKRIVINRSLDSLKKKKLELFPLDNEIHKLPIEENVQSFDYSEEQINELKKGINLLPTGYRIILNLYLLEGYDHEEISGILNISPSTSRSQFLRAKKKLIQLVSKKENQKLL